A single region of the Xenopus laevis strain J_2021 chromosome 4L, Xenopus_laevis_v10.1, whole genome shotgun sequence genome encodes:
- the tnnc1.L gene encoding troponin C1, slow skeletal and cardiac type L homeolog, whose protein sequence is MDDIYKAAVEQLTEEQKNEFRAAFDIFVQDAEDGCISTKELGKVMRMLGQNPTPEELQEMIDEVDEDGSGTVDFDEFLVMMVRCMKDDSKGKSEEELSDLFRMFDKNADGYIDLDELKMMLEATGETITEDDIEELMRDGDKNNDGRIDYDEFLEFMKGVE, encoded by the exons ATGGATGATATTTACAAAGCAGCG GTTGAACAACTTACAGAAGAGCAAAAAAATG AGTTCAGGGCAGCCTTCGACATTTTCGTGCAAGACGCTGAAGATGGCTGCATTAGCACCAAGGAACTGGGGAAGGTCATGAGAATGCTGGGGCAGAATCCCACCCCTGAGGAGTTACAGGAAATGATAGATGAAGTGGATGAAGATG GGAGTGGCACGGTAGATTTTGATGAGTTCTTGGTTATGATGGTCCGGTGTATGAAAGACGACAGCAAAGGAAAATCAGAAGAAGAATTATCAGACCTTTTCCGAATGTTTGACAA AAATGCAGATGGCTACATTGACTTGGATGAGCTGAAAATGATGCTTGAAGCTACTGGAGAGACAATTACAGAAGATGACATTGAGGAACTGATGCGAGATGGGGATAAAAACAATGATGGCAGGATTGATTATGATG aatttcTGGAATTCATGAAGGGAGTTGAATAA